The DNA sequence AGATGTATGAGCCGCGACCTCGTCAAGCGGAAGACCATCCAGTACGAGGGGTATCAGCTCACCTTCGAGGGGTACGACGTCCTGGCGCTGCGGACGTTCGCCCAGCGCGACACCGTCGAGGGGGTGGGCGCACCCCTGGGGGTCGGCAAGGAGAGCGACGTCGTCGAGGTGCAGTCGTACAAGCCCCTCGCCCTGAAGTTCCACCGCGAGGGGTACACCAACTTCCGGGAGGTGAACAAAGAACGGGAGTACACGGCCGACCACCACCACGTCTCGTGGCTCTACACCGCGCGCAAGGCGGCCGAGCGCGAGTACGAGACGCTCACCGACCTCTACCCCGACGTCAGCGTGCCGAGGCCGGTCGACCACAACCGCCACGCCATCGTGATGGAGAAGTTCGCCGGCGTCGAACTCGGGCGGGCGAAACTCGACCCGGCCCAGGCGGTGGGCGTCCTCGACCTCGTCCTCCGCGAGGTGCAGGAAGCGTACGAGGCCGGCTACGTCCACGCCGACATGTCCGAGTACAACGTCGCCGTGAGCGAGGAGGGGATCACGGTCTTCGACTGGCCCCAGGCCGTCTCGACCGACCACGACAACGCCCGCGAACTCCTCGAGCGCGACGTGCAGAACGTGACCGGCTTCTTCCGCCGGAAGTATCCCCGTCCGATGCCCGAG is a window from the Salinigranum halophilum genome containing:
- a CDS encoding serine/threonine-protein kinase RIO2, with translation MVRNVAGLMTELEPEDFYLLSGVEQGMRFSEWVNREKLPTLANLTAENVDYRLDRCMSRDLVKRKTIQYEGYQLTFEGYDVLALRTFAQRDTVEGVGAPLGVGKESDVVEVQSYKPLALKFHREGYTNFREVNKEREYTADHHHVSWLYTARKAAEREYETLTDLYPDVSVPRPVDHNRHAIVMEKFAGVELGRAKLDPAQAVGVLDLVLREVQEAYEAGYVHADMSEYNVAVSEEGITVFDWPQAVSTDHDNARELLERDVQNVTGFFRRKYPRPMPEVDVGQVADHISDGTFESVRDD